The sequence below is a genomic window from Chloroflexota bacterium.
CGATGGTGTCGCCGGTGTTCATCGTGGAGGCGGGCAGCCAGCCGGCATTCTTCGTCGCTTCGCGCGCGCACCACGCCGACGTGGGCGGCATGTCGCCCGGCTCGATGCCGCTGTCGGTTGAGTTGATACAGGAAGGGATCATCATCCCGCCGGTCAAGCTGTACGAGGCCGGACGGCTCAACGCCCCGCTGCTCGATATGGTCTGCCGCAACGTCCGCACGCCCGACGAGCGGCGCGGCGACCTCAACGCGCAGATGGCCGCGCACCGCATCGGCGCGCGCCGCCTGCAGGAGATCGTCAGCCGCTACGGCTTCGCGCAGGCGCAGGCCTACGGTGCAGCGCTGATCGCCTACGCGGAGCGCATCACGCGCCAGACGATCGCCGCCATCCCCGACGGAACGTACGCGTTTGCCGATTACCTGGACGACCCGAATGGGACGGGCGCGCCGGTGAAGATCGCCGTGACGATCACTGTGCACGGCGACGGTATGACCGTGGACTTTGCCGGCACCGCGCCGGAGATGTACGGGTCGCTGAACGCCGTGCCGCAGATCGCGCATTCGGCGGTCCGCTACTGCGTGCGGTCGCTGATCGAGGAGGACGTGCCGACGAATCACGGCACATTCGCGCCGGTCAAGATCATCTGCCCGTTCGGCAGCGTGCTCAACCCGCATTACGGCCGCGCCGTCGCCGGCGGCAACGTCGAAACGTCGCAGCGCATTGTGGACACGGTGCTTGGCGCGCTGGCGCAGGCGCTGCCCGACCGCGTGCCCGCCGCGTCGCAGGGCTCGATGAACAACCTGACCATGGGCGGCGATGATCCGTTCCGCAACAAGCCGTACGCCTACTATGAGACGATGGGCGGCGGCATGGGTGCGGCCGCGCAGGGCAACGGCCTGAGCGGCGTGCACGTCCACATGAGCAATACGCTCAACACGCCGATCGAGGCGTTGGAGATGGCGTTCCCGTTCCGGCTGACCCGCTACGCGCTGCGTAAAGACAGCAGCGGCGACGGCCGGCATCGCGGCGGCGAGGGTCTGGTGCGCGAGGTTGAGTTCCTGGCCCCGGCGACGGTAACGATGCTGAGCGAGCGGCGGCGGCTGGCGCCGTACGGCGCACAGGGCGGCCAGCCCGGCGGCATCGGGCGCAATACGCTGCGGCACG
It includes:
- a CDS encoding hydantoinase B/oxoprolinase family protein, whose amino-acid sequence is MSVNVDPVTLEIFRHLFASAAEEMGVTLRRTAYSPNIKERLDFSCAAFDGAGRLLAQADHIPAHLGAMPGSVEAVLARFDSWSDGDIVILNDPYAGGNHLPDITMVSPVFIVEAGSQPAFFVASRAHHADVGGMSPGSMPLSVELIQEGIIIPPVKLYEAGRLNAPLLDMVCRNVRTPDERRGDLNAQMAAHRIGARRLQEIVSRYGFAQAQAYGAALIAYAERITRQTIAAIPDGTYAFADYLDDPNGTGAPVKIAVTITVHGDGMTVDFAGTAPEMYGSLNAVPQIAHSAVRYCVRSLIEEDVPTNHGTFAPVKIICPFGSVLNPHYGRAVAGGNVETSQRIVDTVLGALAQALPDRVPAASQGSMNNLTMGGDDPFRNKPYAYYETMGGGMGAAAQGNGLSGVHVHMSNTLNTPIEALEMAFPFRLTRYALRKDSSGDGRHRGGEGLVREVEFLAPATVTMLSERRRLAPYGAQGGQPGGIGRNTLRHADGTTEDLGGKFSRRLDAGDVLTIETPGGGGYGAPLT